The Athene noctua chromosome 31, bAthNoc1.hap1.1, whole genome shotgun sequence sequence CCGGGGGGGGTTTCGGGGTCCCTCCGGCGCTGAGCGCTGCCCGCAGAGGAGCACGGCCGCGGGaaggcggcgccgcggcggggggacgcgggggacCCCCGCAACGGGGAGGTGACGGACAACGACAGCGTCACCTCCTCCCTCGGCCCCTCCGAGGACGGTGGCGCCGGCGACCGGCGGCGGCAGAAACCCAAAAGCGGCGTCACCCGGCGCCGCGTCGGCAAAGCCCGGACCCGCGAGCGGCAGCGGGGTGAGACCCCGGGGACACCGGGACCCGctggggacaccgggacacccctgagcctgtggggacactctggggacaccgggacccccctggggacagcgggaccccccctgagcctgtggggacactctggggacaccgggaccaccctggggacagcgggacccccctgagcctgtggggaccccctggggacagcgggacccccctgagcctgtggggacactctggggacaccgggacccccctggggacagcgggaccccccctgagcctgtggggacactctggggacaccggggcacccctggggacagcgggacccccctgagcctgtggggacactctggggacactgcgaccccctggggacagcgggacccccctgagcctgtggggacactctggggacaccgcgaccccctggggacagcgggaccccCCTGAGCTtgtggggacactctggggacaccgggaccccctggggacagcgggacccccctgagcctgtggggacactctggggacaccgggacccccctggggacagcgggacccccctgagcctgtggggaccccctggggacactgggacccccctgagcctgtggggacgctctggggacaccgggacccccctggggacagcgggaccccccctgagcctgtggggacactctggggacaccgggacccccctggggacagcgggacccccctgagcctgtggggacactctggggacaccgggaccccctggggacagcgggaccccccctgagcctgtggggacactctggggacaccgcgaccccctggggacaccgggacccccctgagcctgtggggacactctggggacaccgcgaccccctggggacagcgggacccccctgagcctgtggggacactctggggacaccgggaccccctggggacagcgggacccccctgagcctgtggggacactggggacaccgggacccccctggggacagcgggacccccctgagcctgtggggaccccctggggacactgggacccccctgagcctgtggggacgctctggggacaccaggacccccctggggacagcgggaccccccctgagcctgtggggacactctggggacaccgggacccccctggggacagcgggacccccctgagcctgtggggacactctggggacaccgggaccccctggggacagcgggacctccctgagcctgtggggacactctggggacaccgggacccccctggggacagcgggacccccctgagcctgtggggacactctggggacaccgggaccccctggggacagcgggacctccctgagcctgtggggacactctggggacaccgggacccccctggggacagcgggacccccctgagcctgtggggacactctggggacaccaGGGTCCCCCCCTGACCCCGCAGGGTCACCCAGGCCCCCCTCAGCCCACCATGTCCCCGAGGTCCCCCCCTGCCGGTGGCCACAGCTGGAGGTGACAGTGTCTCTTCTCTGCCCTGTCCCCCACCCTGGTGCTGGCCCCTGTCCCCCCACATTTGTCCCCATTGTCGCCATCCCCATGTGACTCCAtttctgtgtccccatgtccccatccccacacccgTGTCCCTGCATCCCCATcacctgtccctgtgtccccatccctgtccccatgtccctgtgtccccacacctccatccctgtccccatatccctgtgtcctgtgtccccgtgtccctgtgtcctcatccccatgtccccacacccccaTGTCCTCTGTCCCCATtctctgtccctgtgtccccatacTCTCCATCCCTGTCCctatgtccctgtgtccccatccctgtccccacgtccctgtgtccccatccccatgtccccacacccccacgtcctgtgtccccatccctgtccccacgtccctgtgtccctgtgtccccatccctgtccccatgtccctgtgtccccatccccatgtccccatgcctgtccccatgtccctgtgtcctgtgtccccatgcctgtccccatgtccctgtgtcccccatccctgtccccatgtccttgtgtcctgtgtccccacaccccccatccccgtccccatgtccctgtgtccccatccctgtccccatgtccctgtgtccccatccccatgtccccacacccccacgtcctgtgtccccatccctgtccctgtgtccctgtgtccccatccctgtccccatgtccctgtgtccccatccccatgtccccatgtccctgtgtccccatgcctgtccccatgtccctgtgtcctgtgtccccatgcctgtccccatgtccctgtgtcctgtgtccccatccctgtccccatgtccctgtgtcccccatccctgtccccatgtccttgtgtcctgtgtccccacaccccccatccccgtccccatgtccctgtgtccccatccccatgtccccacacccccacgtcctgtgtccccatccccatgtccccgcgtcccccctccccgcagTGAAGGACGCCGACGGGGTCCTTTCCCGTTACAAGAAGATCCTGACGACCTTCCAGAAGCTGAAGAGCATGAGCCGGGCCTTCGAGCACCACCGGGTGGACCGGAACACGGTGGCGCTGACCACGCCCATCGCGGAGCTCCTGCTGGTGGCCCCGGAGAAGCTGGCCGAGGTGGGCGAGTTCGACCCCTCCAAGGAGCGTCTCCTCGAGTACTCGCGCCGCTGCTTCCTCGCCCTCGACCCCGACACGCTCCAGAAGGTCCAGGCCCTCAAAAAGAGCAAACTGCTGCTGCCCATCACCTACCGCTTCAAGCGgtgagccgggggggggccccccacgcgacatcacccccccccccaacacacacgcacacacagagaaaccCCGAAATCCAGGAGGGGAGACGCCCCCCAACCCGCCTGAGCCAGGAGGGACGCCCCAACAGCACCACCCTGCCAGAAGCAGCCtgacccccccctgcccctgccaagGAACAACATGGGACCCCCCCACACTGCCCAGTGCTCTCATACCGGGAtgggagccccccccccaaaaccagaagcagccTGACCCCCCCACAGGATCAACATGGGACCCCCCCAGTCTCTCCCCACACGCAgcaggacccccccccaaaacccttcTGGGACCCCCATGGGCTTCCCCAGCAAGGTGGGAcgcccccctcaccccccccagtgCTCCTGTACCAAGATCAGACCCACCCCCCCACCAGAAGCAGCTTGCCCCCCCCTCCAGGATGAACAcggacccccccaggaccccccccagtcTCTCCCCACACCCAgcagggccccccccaacccttcTGGGACCCCCCCAGTCTTCCCCAGCAAAGTGggacacccccgccccccccaacccaGCTTGACCTCCCATGTGACCCCCAGACCCCCACGGGACCATCCCGAGGACCCCCAACTCATTCCCCACTCAAAGGTGGGACGCCCCCCCCAACctgcctgggaccccccccatgCTCCTGTATCAGGATGGGACCCCCCGAACCAGACTGACCCCCCAtgtgacacacccccccccagtcaCACAGGAACCCCCCCTAACGCCCCTGGGAGCCCCCCACTCTCCTGTACCAGGATGGGGCCCCCCCAGAAGCAGCCTGACCCCCCCCACAGTGGGGtcaggcccccccccgtgccctcccccccctcccagggctcaggctggggggtctgggggggggtccTGGTCCCCCCACACACTACGGGGCACCCTCtgacccgccccccccccccccccagctgtgtccctgctctgcctgtgcccccctcctccccccccccagcccagagaaaaaccaggaaaagaacaaaaaaagaaaaaagggggaaaaaaaaaaaaaaaaacacacaaaaaaaagaggcGGGAAAACGGcgaataaacaggaaaaaaccgCCGAGATTTGGGCAAAGTGCAGCGCTGCGGCCTGGTCTTTGGGGGGGGTCACGGAGGGGTCACGGGATTGGGGGGGGTCAATTATGGGGTCAGGGGGTCAAGGGTGGGGTCAGGGGGGTCACGGGACCATCCCGGTATCACCGAGTgcgcgcgcgcgcccccgccccgccatGGAGCCCACGTGACCCCGCCTCCTCGAAACATTTCCGGTCTGTGCCGGAAGTGATTTCTCGGGAACGGGGCGGGGCCAAGCGCCCGCTGCGGAAGGAGCTGAAGCGGCGCCGAGCGGAGGCGGAAATCTACCGAAGGGGCGGGGCCGGTCGGTACCGAACCGCGCACCGGGGCTCTCCCAGCGCCCCACCGGGaggggcggaggcggcggggctcCGCCGGGGCTGTGGAACGCggctcttccttccccccccccccctcaaaccCGCCGTGCTCGAGGCGCGCACAGCGTCGGCCGGAAGTAAGTTAGGCCAGCGCCGGAAGTGACGTAACAGCGTGGCGGAAGAAGCCTGAGACTAGCCGAGCGGCACCGGAAAGAGTCGAGAGACGCCGGAAAGGGCCGAGCAGTGGCGGAAAGGGCCGAGCGTTGCCGGAAACGGCCGAACGCGGCCCGAGGAGCCCCGAGCGGCGGCCGGAAGCTGCCGAGCGCGGGGCCGGAAGTGGCCGAGCGCTGCCGAGCGGGGGGACGGTGCCGCCGCGGCCTGTGCGGGGTCGgagccggggagcggggccggggccgtaaGCGGGaaccgggagcggggccggggctggagccggagccgctgccgccgccaccgccaccatcatcatcatcatgtcGGACTTCGACGAGTTCGAGCGGCAGCTCAACGAGAACAAACAAGGTACCGGCGGGGGCGGCGCCCCGCCCccaccgcgccgccgccgcccctcccccacACGCCGAACGGACCCGCCCCGCCCCCACCCGGGTCTCCACacaccacctccccccccccgcactACCTcggggtccctgtgtccccccggGGGGGCCTCCCTGGTGCGGGGGGGCTGCACCCTCCCATCGCCCCCACTGGGGGGCTCtgtctccctcccccccccccccaacgaTGGGGCTCCCCCCACCCATTGAGCGCTCTCCCCTGGGGGTTCGGGGTGTCTCCCCCCTCCCGTTTACTGCCTCTGCTTAATGTCGGGGTGTCCTAGCAGGGGGCAGCCCCCCCCTTTCCAAACACCACGTGCTGCTCCCCGGCGTGTccctgtaccccccccccccccccagccattTGGACACCCCCAGCCCGAAGTGTTGGGGGGTCCCAGGCCTTTATGGGGGGATCCTGAGGCCGCTGATACCCCCCCCCAGCAGATTTTTATCCGTGTGTgtgttgtgtcccccccccagaaCGCGACAAGGAGAACCGGCACCGGAAGCGCAGCCACAGCCGCTCCCGCAGCCGGGACCGGAAACGCCGGAGCCGCAGCCGGGACCGGAGGAACCGGGATCAACGCAGCGTCTCCCGCGACCGCCGGCGGCGCCGGTACTGCCCGCACGCCCGGGAGCCTTTATTCTGTCGTGGGGGGAGCGGTGGGAGGGGGGGGCAACGAggctgggacaccccccccaagTTTAAAAGTTGGGGTTCGGGTCCGGCACCTGCCCTGACGGCGTCTCGTTGCCCTCACAGGTCGCCTTTGAGCCTTTCGGGACCCCTGAGGTGAGTTTTGGGGGGGTCTGTCAGTCTCAGGGGGGTCTGTCAGTGCTGGtggggggggacagggtgggTGTTTGGCCCCCCCCTTACTCTGCTGCATCCCCTCCCGCCAGCCGCTCCCCCCGCCACGAGAAAAAGAAGAAGATCCGCAAGTACTGGGACGTGCCCCCCCCTGGTTTCGAGCACATCACCCCCATGCAGTACAAAGCCATGCAAGGTGCGTGTGGCCCCCCcgtaccccaggacccccccagagccccccccaaaccctgattgtcccccccccccctctccccatttTCCAGCCGCGGGGCAGATCCCGGCCACGGCGCTGCTGCCCACCATGACCCCCGACGGTTTGGCCGTCACCCCCACGCCGGTGCCGGTGGTGGGCAGCCAGATGACGCGGCAGGCGCGGCGCCTCTACGTCGGCAACATCCCCTTCGGCATCACCGAGGTatttcggggaggggggggcacggaattcaccccccacccccccccagcaccgttTTGGGCCTATTTCCCCAAGCCGCCACCTCAAAGCTTCAGCAATGGGCCCCTCAGTGTGTTCTCCCCAAAAATGCGCCGGGGGGGGGGTTACACAATCCAGTCTCACCCTTTTTATTGCTtctcccaccccctttttttttttatgcccccccccgggtgtttAGGAAGCCATGATGGATTTCTTCAACGCCCAGATGCGCCTGGGGGGGCTGACCCAGGCCCCGGGCAACCCCGTCCTGGCCGTGCAAATCAATCAAGACAAAAATTTCGCCTTTTTGGAGGTAAAACGGGGTGTGAGGGGTACGGGGGGGAGGCCGTGGTGCACGCGGGGGGGTCACTAACGCGTGTacgtgcgtgtgtccccccccagtttCGCTCGGTGGATGAGACCACGCAGGCCATGGCCTTCGACGGGATCATTTTCCAAGGGCAGTCGCTGAAGATCCGTCGCCCCCACGACTACCAGCCGCTGCCCGGCATGTCGGAGAACCCCTCTGTCTACGTGCCGGGTGAggggggggacccccaaaacccccaggagccccccccaCATCTTGATAATACAgcttgggatggggggggggagcacaCACAGATCTGAGAAACAACCCCCGCCGCCTAGGgctcctttttttatttctctgggcCCTTTTTTATCCCAGGGGGGACAAAATGGTTTCAGGCTTCTTCTGGGGGGCCCCCCCCTCCATTTTGGGGTGAGCTCTTCccacccactccccccccccccccccaattttttggAAAGAGGGAGGGTCACTCCGGGGTGCCCCCCAAATTTTTGtggtgtgttatttttttttcaaaagggatttgtggggggggtgtgtgtgggcaGCCCTGGGGTGCCCCTTTTCCAGCGATCCCAGTCACACGGGGGCTCCCCCCAGTGCTGGTTTGGTCCTGGGGGGCCCCCCCTGTGTCTCCCCCCAAGCTCACAgctgcgtgtgtccccccccccaggtgtTGTTTCTACGGTGGTGCCCGATTCTGCTCACAAGCTCTTCATCGGGGGCCTCCCCAACTACCTGAACGATGACCAGGTGaggtgggggggacaccccagagcccccccaaacctgAAGGAGCAGTGTCACAgtggagggggggctggggggaccctcATTTTCCACCCCCCCCAAGGCTCAATGCGGTCAGGAATGGGGAAGGGGGACAACGGTTGGGACCCCTGGGGGTGTTTTAGGGGGGATCCCACATACTTGAGGGGGTTCCCCTGtaccgggggggggtccccagagtTTCCACAGCCCCCCCCTAAtcatgtgtgtccccccccccaggtgaaGGAGCTGCTGACGTCCTTTGGGCCCCTGAAAGCCTTCAACCTGGTGAAGGACAGCGCCACCGGCCTCTCCAAGGGCTACGCCTTCTGCGAGTACGTCGACATCAACGTCACCGACCAGgtaccccccaaaaccccccgtcGGGGACCCCGAAACTCccctgatttcccccccccccccccccccaggtaaTTTCAGGGTTTTGCTCAAAAATCCTTTTAAAGTGCCTCAAAACGGGCCACAAAACCCACCGGAGGGGGGCTGTTGGGCTTTGGGATTCCCCCGATGGGTTTTGGGGACCCCACGGTCCCtcggggtgccctgggggggtgtAGTTatcaccccccctccccgaatCGTGCTGTTTTCGGAGAGGGGGCACACCCAGacccacccccccaaaatttTTCTTTGGGAAGAGAGAGCAGAACTCCTCGCTTCAAACCCCCCACTCGCTGCTGCAGAGTCGAGATCTCTCGGGGTGCCTCAAATTTGggtggtgccccccccccccccccaaaccaaacccccagtgacccccccaccccccccgtgtGTGTCTATGTGTCCCCCCCAGGCCATCGCTGGGCTGAACGGGATGCAGCTGGGTGACAAGAAGCTGTTGGTGCAGAGGGCCAGCGTGGGGGCCAAGAACGCCACCCTGGTGAGTGGGCACCGGGGGCctctttttggggggggggggggggcctgggggggggtgtgccAGCATCCCTGGGTGTTATTTTTGGGGGGAGGGCCCGTGTCAGGAcatctggggtttgttttggggagGTTTGAGGAGAGGGGGTGTCAGGGAACTTGGGTCTTTCTTTGGGGGGGGGTATAAGGGGTACGAGGGTGCTTGGGCTGTCTTTTTGGGGGGGGCGGGTATTATGGGAGGACCTGGGGATCATTTTGTCCCCACCCCCCAGCAAACAGGGGTGTCCCCAGGTGGGACAAGGGGGTGCCAGGACCCCTCGTTCCCATCCCCAGTGATCTGGGGGGGGTCTCGATAGGGCAGGGGGGGGTGCCAGGCCCTcttggggggggcactgggacccTTTGTTCCCGTCCCCAGTGATCTGGGGATCCCTGGAGGGGGGGTGCCAGGACAACTGAGTTCTCTTGGGGAGCGCTGGGACCCCTTGTCCATGTCCCCAGTGAtatgggggggtccccaggggggtGCCAGgacccccttgtccccatccgCAGTGATCTGGGGGTCATTGgtagggtttggggggggggggggtgccaaGTTCtcttggggggcactgggactcCTTATCCATGCCCCAGTGATATGGGGGGGGTGCCAGGACCCCCTTATCCCCATCCGCAATAAACTGGGGGTCACTGGTGtagtgggggggggtgtctgtgggtcAGCCCAGCTCCCCTCCCGATACAGACTGTGAAGGGGGGGTTTGTGTGGGAACCAgcccctctttcccccccccccctttacaTCGGGGAGGGCACAGCGGGGTCCCATCGCCCCCTCTAACCCCCCCAggttttggggggtgtgtgtgtggggggggtccaGGCCTTCTGAGTCTtcttggggggcactgggacccCTTATCCGTGTCCCCAGC is a genomic window containing:
- the CCDC106 gene encoding coiled-coil domain-containing protein 106 isoform X2, which produces MRSGRPAEVPGGSGGAGGVPAMAERRRRPVKKDEEAFEISIPFEEPPHIEPPIFYSLSPPQSSFEEPPGARAQLHLALERNAWLQKRIEDLEEERDFLRCQLDKFISGAPLPAEEHGRGKAAPRRGDAGDPRNGEVTDNDSVTSSLGPSEDGGAGDRRRQKPKSGVTRRRVGKARTRERQRVKDADGVLSRYKKILTTFQKLKSMSRAFEHHRVDRNTVALTTPIAELLLVAPEKLAEVGEFDPSKERLLEYSRRCFLALDPDTLQKVQALKKSKLLLPITYRFKR
- the U2AF2 gene encoding splicing factor U2AF 65 kDa subunit encodes the protein MSDFDEFERQLNENKQERDKENRHRKRSHSRSRSRDRKRRSRSRDRRNRDQRSVSRDRRRRRSPLSLSGPLSRSPRHEKKKKIRKYWDVPPPGFEHITPMQYKAMQAAGQIPATALLPTMTPDGLAVTPTPVPVVGSQMTRQARRLYVGNIPFGITEEAMMDFFNAQMRLGGLTQAPGNPVLAVQINQDKNFAFLEFRSVDETTQAMAFDGIIFQGQSLKIRRPHDYQPLPGMSENPSVYVPGVVSTVVPDSAHKLFIGGLPNYLNDDQVKELLTSFGPLKAFNLVKDSATGLSKGYAFCEYVDINVTDQAIAGLNGMQLGDKKLLVQRASVGAKNATLVMIWGSLEGGCQDN
- the CCDC106 gene encoding coiled-coil domain-containing protein 106 isoform X1; its protein translation is MRSGRPAEVPGGSGGAGGVPAMAERRRRPVKKDEEAFEISIPFEEPPHIEPPIFYSLSPPQSSFEEPPGARAQLHLALERNAWLQKRIEDLEEERDFLRCQLDKFISGARGGDEEHGRGKAAPRRGDAGDPRNGEVTDNDSVTSSLGPSEDGGAGDRRRQKPKSGVTRRRVGKARTRERQRVKDADGVLSRYKKILTTFQKLKSMSRAFEHHRVDRNTVALTTPIAELLLVAPEKLAEVGEFDPSKERLLEYSRRCFLALDPDTLQKVQALKKSKLLLPITYRFKR